Proteins co-encoded in one Desulfoplanes formicivorans genomic window:
- a CDS encoding TolC family protein, whose translation MHPMPFRSVVLTIVCLLLGSPYAIGAQDPLTLTMEECIAKGLRDNPQLKALRREIRASEYGVDAAKGGLGPSMTANYRYLRQEHDTPLAGMAQDDWMLNLNLHQPLFTGFRLLSNLEKSRLARDVATARLEQASQAFILNVQRTFLTLLQARENVRSAKDSLTRLKSQLKVITAYYEVGLRPKLDVLQAEVDVARAEQQLLAAQIAVRVQMSRLNSLLDIPVQKDVNYVGALEFIPFIRDLQHCLDTSLAHRPDMKIAAKSIAMAQKNAQMVASGFYPQLAADVDYYSHGDEPDAYGNDIVDEQNNDYWTARVTLSYKFFESGANYHAWKQAREKIAALEHDYTDLQNEISFQVKSSYDTLKESIERIEVTRKALTSARESFRMAKARYEAQVGTNTDVLDAQANVTQAEADKTQALADYQQALAALYNAMGVRNINLQPR comes from the coding sequence ATGCACCCCATGCCATTCCGATCCGTTGTTCTGACCATCGTATGTCTGCTGCTGGGCTCACCATATGCCATCGGCGCTCAGGATCCTTTGACCCTGACCATGGAGGAATGCATTGCCAAGGGGCTGCGGGACAATCCGCAACTCAAGGCGCTACGCAGGGAGATCAGAGCCTCGGAATACGGTGTTGATGCCGCAAAGGGCGGTCTTGGCCCTTCGATGACCGCCAATTACCGGTATCTGCGCCAGGAACATGATACACCCCTGGCGGGCATGGCTCAGGACGACTGGATGCTCAACCTGAACCTGCACCAGCCCCTGTTCACCGGATTCAGGCTCCTGAGCAATCTGGAAAAATCCCGTTTGGCCAGGGATGTGGCCACGGCCCGATTGGAGCAGGCCAGCCAGGCGTTCATCCTCAATGTCCAGCGAACCTTCCTGACCCTGCTCCAGGCCCGGGAAAATGTGCGCAGTGCCAAAGATTCCCTGACCCGCCTCAAGTCCCAGCTCAAGGTCATAACCGCCTACTACGAAGTGGGATTGCGACCCAAGCTCGACGTCCTTCAGGCCGAGGTGGACGTGGCCCGTGCCGAGCAGCAGCTCCTGGCCGCCCAGATCGCCGTCAGGGTCCAGATGTCCAGACTGAACAGCCTGCTGGACATTCCCGTTCAAAAGGATGTCAACTACGTGGGCGCCCTGGAGTTCATCCCCTTTATCCGGGATCTGCAGCATTGTCTGGACACTTCCCTTGCCCATCGGCCCGATATGAAAATCGCGGCCAAGTCCATTGCCATGGCCCAAAAGAATGCCCAAATGGTTGCCAGCGGCTTTTATCCCCAACTGGCTGCAGACGTTGATTACTACTCCCACGGTGATGAACCCGATGCCTACGGCAACGATATTGTTGACGAACAGAACAATGACTACTGGACAGCCCGGGTAACCCTTTCCTACAAATTTTTCGAATCCGGAGCCAATTACCACGCATGGAAACAGGCCAGGGAAAAGATCGCTGCCCTGGAGCATGATTACACCGACCTGCAAAACGAAATCTCCTTTCAGGTCAAATCCTCCTATGACACCCTCAAGGAAAGCATCGAGCGCATTGAGGTGACCAGAAAGGCGCTGACCTCGGCCAGGGAAAGCTTTCGCATGGCCAAGGCACGGTACGAGGCCCAGGTGGGAACAAATACCGATGTCCTGGACGCCCAGGCCAACGTCACCCAGGCCGAGGCCGACAAAACACAGGCGTTGGCCGACTACCAACAGGCGCTGGCAGCCTTGTACAATGCCATGGGAGTCAGAAACATCAACCTGCAGCCCAGGTAG
- a CDS encoding chemotaxis protein CheX gives MTDAEIAKPFIKATQNILSTMAGLESKPGTPYVKKEKVAKGDVSAIIGITGEKNGTFAISFSKTCAIQIVKQMLGDDVDDIFNDVQDAVGEISNMISGHARLGLAEMGLKLQGSTPSVIMGDNHVISHMTRAAVIVIPFETKFGHFVVEFCFE, from the coding sequence ATGACTGACGCAGAGATTGCAAAGCCTTTCATCAAAGCCACCCAAAATATTCTGTCAACAATGGCCGGATTGGAATCAAAACCTGGAACGCCGTATGTCAAAAAGGAAAAGGTTGCCAAGGGTGATGTGTCCGCGATCATCGGGATCACAGGTGAAAAAAACGGCACCTTTGCCATTTCCTTTTCCAAGACCTGTGCAATCCAGATCGTCAAGCAGATGCTCGGGGATGATGTGGATGACATCTTCAACGACGTGCAGGATGCGGTGGGGGAAATATCCAACATGATTTCCGGACACGCCCGGCTGGGACTTGCCGAGATGGGACTCAAACTCCAGGGGTCCACCCCGTCGGTCATCATGGGCGACAATCATGTGATCAGCCACATGACCAGGGCGGCGGTCATTGTCATTCCCTTTGAAACCAAATTCGGCCATTTTGTGGTGGAATTCTGCTTCGAATGA
- the malQ gene encoding 4-alpha-glucanotransferase → MKHRASGILLHITSLPSRYGIGDLGPGAHAFADFLARAQQTYWQLLPLTPTNSGTGNSPYNAYSAFAGNPLLISPDVLVAQGYLSPENLGALPLFADDRVEYARVAAWKEQLLRIAFENGLSWLPGRTGYLDFKTANGWWLEDYALFAALKQHFEGLPWYYWPKDIRFRHPGALDEWRERLSMEVERERFKQFIFFEQWEALKAHCVGLHIRLFGDMPIYVSLDSCDVWSHPELFELDDNLLPIHVAGAPPDYFSEKGQLWGNPVYNWEHMAASNFSWWIDRLRHNGMLYHTVRLDHFRGFVAFWQVPAGSKTARNGVWRPCPGKQLFQLVQKQLPDLDIVAEDLGHITQDVRELMAYFGFPGMKILQFAFGDDLPNNPYLPHNIDKNSVVYTGTHDNNTLKGWYQKELAPEQRALVAEYLGTDSDYHALHAAMIRVAMMSRADLCILPLQDVLTLGHEARMNTPSQRDGNWGWRVLPDQLSRDLASKLARWTWLYGREGARQQRSAATE, encoded by the coding sequence ATGAAGCATCGGGCAAGCGGCATTCTTTTGCACATTACCTCCCTGCCTTCCAGATACGGGATCGGAGACCTGGGTCCAGGTGCCCATGCTTTTGCGGACTTTCTGGCCCGTGCCCAACAGACGTATTGGCAATTGCTGCCCCTGACACCCACCAATAGCGGAACAGGCAATTCTCCGTACAACGCCTATTCGGCCTTTGCCGGCAACCCCCTGCTCATCAGTCCGGATGTTCTTGTTGCCCAGGGGTATCTGAGTCCGGAGAATCTTGGTGCCCTGCCCTTGTTTGCGGACGATCGGGTGGAATACGCCCGGGTGGCAGCATGGAAAGAGCAATTGCTGCGCATTGCCTTTGAAAACGGTCTTTCCTGGCTTCCGGGGCGAACAGGATATCTGGATTTCAAGACGGCCAACGGGTGGTGGCTCGAAGACTACGCCCTGTTTGCTGCCCTGAAGCAGCATTTCGAGGGCCTTCCCTGGTACTACTGGCCCAAGGATATCCGGTTCAGGCATCCGGGGGCTCTGGATGAATGGCGTGAACGGCTGAGCATGGAAGTGGAGCGGGAGCGCTTCAAGCAATTTATTTTTTTCGAACAGTGGGAAGCGCTCAAGGCCCATTGTGTTGGGCTCCATATCCGGCTTTTTGGTGACATGCCCATCTATGTGAGTCTGGACAGCTGCGATGTCTGGTCACATCCCGAATTGTTCGAACTGGACGACAACCTGCTGCCCATCCACGTGGCAGGTGCTCCGCCCGATTATTTCAGTGAAAAAGGACAATTATGGGGCAATCCCGTGTACAATTGGGAGCACATGGCGGCCAGCAACTTTTCCTGGTGGATTGATCGGTTACGGCATAACGGGATGCTTTATCATACGGTCCGTCTGGACCATTTTCGGGGATTTGTGGCCTTCTGGCAGGTTCCGGCTGGATCCAAAACTGCCCGCAATGGGGTGTGGCGGCCGTGTCCGGGCAAACAGCTCTTTCAACTGGTCCAGAAACAGCTTCCCGACCTGGATATTGTTGCCGAGGATCTCGGACATATCACCCAGGACGTCAGGGAGCTCATGGCGTATTTTGGATTTCCGGGCATGAAAATTCTCCAGTTCGCCTTTGGCGATGACCTGCCAAACAACCCCTATCTTCCTCACAATATCGACAAGAACAGTGTTGTGTATACGGGAACACACGACAACAACACCCTCAAGGGCTGGTACCAAAAGGAACTGGCTCCTGAGCAAAGAGCCTTGGTGGCCGAATATCTGGGAACGGACAGTGACTATCATGCCTTGCATGCGGCCATGATTCGCGTCGCCATGATGTCCCGGGCCGATCTGTGCATCCTTCCTCTGCAGGACGTTTTGACCCTGGGGCACGAGGCCAGGATGAACACGCCTTCACAGCGGGACGGCAATTGGGGGTGGCGGGTTTTGCCGGACCAGTTGTCCCGTGATCTGGCCAGCAAGCTGGCCCGCTGGACATGGCTCTACGGACGGGAGGGGGCCAGGCAGCAACGAAGCGCTGCCACGGAGTGA
- the glgB gene encoding 1,4-alpha-glucan branching protein GlgB, protein MINCQRDEAMMTDHDIYLFKQGRHYRLYDKLGAHPTTMNGQAGTWFAVWAPNARSAHVIGAFNQWNPTASPLSVRQDGSGIWEGFVPGARVGQEYKFRLEQGNGGGVAEKGDPFAVYWEEPPRTASRIWELDYQWHDQEWMDQRKAQNSLQAPMSIYEVHLGSWKRSPDDPDGFLDYRSMAHLLVEHVTAMGFTHVEIMPIMEHPFYGSWGYQTVGYFAPTSRYGTPQDFMYLIDHLHQNGIGVILDWVPSHFPADAHGLSRFDGTHLFEHEDARKGFHPDWNSSIFNYGRYEVQAYLISSALFWLEKYHADGLRVDAVASMIYLDYSRKEGEWIPNQYGGNENLEALDFLRRLNMAVYENYPDVQTMAEESTSWPMVSRPVYLGGLGFGMKWNMGWMNDTLSYMSKDPVHRKFYHDQLTFGLWYAYTENFILPLSHDEVVHLKGSLLDKMPGDSWQKRANLRLLFGYMTGQPGKKLLFMGGEFGQWREWNHDASLDWHLLDQPAHQGIRDWVRDLNLAYTREQALYAGDYDQNGFAWEDCHDSDQSVLTFFRQYQQEVILVACNFTPVPRYRYRVGLPRGGTWLEILNSDATVYGGSGVGNKGAVEARHASWHGFPYMTELTLPPLAAVFFKPASQP, encoded by the coding sequence ATGATCAATTGCCAACGGGATGAAGCTATGATGACCGACCACGACATTTATCTTTTCAAGCAGGGACGCCACTACCGTCTTTATGACAAGCTTGGTGCCCACCCCACGACCATGAACGGGCAGGCCGGGACCTGGTTTGCGGTGTGGGCGCCCAATGCGCGTTCCGCCCATGTCATCGGGGCCTTTAATCAATGGAACCCCACAGCGTCTCCCCTTTCGGTCCGTCAGGACGGATCCGGTATCTGGGAGGGATTTGTGCCCGGTGCCCGTGTCGGGCAGGAATACAAGTTCCGGCTCGAACAGGGAAACGGTGGTGGCGTGGCCGAAAAGGGGGATCCTTTTGCCGTGTATTGGGAAGAACCTCCGCGCACGGCATCGAGAATCTGGGAGCTTGATTACCAGTGGCATGACCAGGAATGGATGGACCAACGCAAGGCCCAAAACAGCCTGCAAGCTCCCATGTCCATCTATGAAGTCCATCTGGGCTCATGGAAGCGGAGTCCGGACGATCCGGACGGTTTTCTGGACTACCGGTCCATGGCCCACCTGCTGGTGGAGCATGTGACCGCCATGGGGTTCACCCACGTGGAGATCATGCCGATCATGGAACATCCCTTTTACGGATCATGGGGATACCAGACCGTGGGCTATTTCGCGCCTACAAGTCGCTACGGCACTCCCCAGGATTTCATGTACCTCATCGATCATCTGCATCAAAACGGCATCGGGGTCATTCTGGACTGGGTGCCCTCCCACTTTCCGGCAGATGCCCACGGGTTGTCGCGTTTTGACGGCACCCACCTCTTTGAGCACGAAGACGCGCGCAAGGGGTTTCATCCGGACTGGAACAGCTCCATCTTCAACTACGGCCGGTATGAGGTGCAGGCCTATCTCATCAGCAGTGCCCTGTTCTGGCTGGAAAAATACCATGCAGACGGGTTGCGGGTGGATGCCGTGGCCTCCATGATCTATCTGGATTACTCACGCAAGGAAGGGGAATGGATTCCCAACCAATATGGCGGGAACGAAAACCTGGAAGCCCTTGATTTTCTGCGCCGACTGAACATGGCCGTGTATGAAAATTATCCCGATGTGCAGACCATGGCCGAGGAGTCCACGTCCTGGCCCATGGTTTCTCGTCCCGTGTACCTGGGAGGCCTGGGGTTCGGCATGAAGTGGAACATGGGGTGGATGAACGATACTCTGAGCTATATGTCCAAGGACCCGGTGCACAGAAAATTTTATCATGACCAGCTGACATTCGGCCTCTGGTACGCCTACACGGAGAATTTCATTCTTCCCCTGTCCCATGACGAAGTCGTGCACCTGAAGGGGTCTCTTCTGGATAAAATGCCTGGTGATTCCTGGCAGAAAAGGGCTAACCTGCGTCTTTTGTTCGGTTACATGACCGGTCAGCCCGGCAAGAAGCTGCTGTTCATGGGAGGAGAGTTCGGCCAATGGCGGGAATGGAACCATGATGCGTCCCTTGACTGGCATCTTCTGGACCAGCCGGCTCACCAGGGCATCAGGGACTGGGTCAGGGATCTGAACCTGGCATATACGCGCGAACAAGCCCTGTACGCGGGTGATTATGACCAGAACGGCTTTGCCTGGGAGGATTGTCATGATTCGGACCAGAGCGTGCTGACCTTTTTTCGCCAATACCAACAGGAGGTCATTCTTGTGGCCTGCAATTTCACCCCGGTTCCCCGATACCGGTATCGGGTCGGTCTGCCCCGGGGAGGAACCTGGCTGGAAATCCTGAACAGTGATGCCACGGTGTATGGCGGAAGCGGCGTGGGCAACAAGGGTGCGGTGGAAGCGCGCCATGCAAGCTGGCATGGTTTTCCGTACATGACCGAACTGACTCTGCCCCCACTGGCAGCCGTTTTTTTCAAGCCTGCTTCCCAGCCGTGA
- a CDS encoding 2-amino-3,7-dideoxy-D-threo-hept-6-ulosonate synthase: MQAGKDLRLERILNASSGKTILVPMDHGASLGPIPGLISPHKAVDSVARGGADAVLMHKGLVRSAYAGHARDLALIIHLSASTDLSTRPNAKRLVATVEEAVKMGADAVSVHVNLGDETESTMLADLGQVAYAAQEWGMPLLAMVYGRGPKISNSMAPSVVAHCARVGEELGADIVKVPYTGDIDSFARVCQGCSIPVVIAGGPKMDTRDDILRMAHDSVAAGGAGLSLGRNVFQDPDPASLVNALGAIVHQGQGLERARTMLAA; encoded by the coding sequence ATGCAGGCAGGAAAAGATCTTCGTTTGGAGCGCATCCTCAATGCCTCATCCGGAAAAACCATTCTCGTTCCCATGGATCATGGCGCCAGTCTCGGGCCCATCCCCGGACTGATTTCCCCACACAAGGCAGTTGACAGCGTGGCCAGAGGCGGGGCCGATGCCGTACTCATGCACAAGGGACTGGTCCGTTCGGCCTATGCAGGACACGCCCGTGATCTTGCCCTGATCATCCACCTTTCCGCGTCCACGGACCTTTCCACCCGTCCCAATGCCAAACGCCTCGTGGCCACGGTGGAAGAAGCCGTCAAAATGGGTGCTGACGCCGTGTCCGTGCATGTCAACCTGGGCGACGAAACCGAATCCACCATGCTCGCGGATCTGGGCCAGGTGGCCTATGCCGCCCAGGAGTGGGGCATGCCCCTGCTGGCCATGGTATACGGACGCGGGCCCAAAATCTCCAATTCCATGGCCCCTTCGGTCGTGGCCCATTGTGCCCGGGTTGGAGAGGAGCTTGGAGCTGATATCGTCAAGGTCCCTTACACGGGTGATATTGATTCATTCGCCAGGGTGTGCCAAGGGTGTTCGATTCCCGTTGTCATTGCCGGCGGTCCCAAAATGGATACCCGCGACGACATTCTGCGTATGGCCCATGATTCAGTTGCAGCCGGTGGAGCAGGGCTTTCCCTTGGGCGCAATGTCTTCCAGGATCCTGATCCCGCAAGTCTGGTCAACGCCCTTGGAGCCATTGTTCATCAGGGCCAGGGTTTGGAAAGAGCACGAACCATGCTGGCCGCCTAG
- a CDS encoding 3-dehydroquinate synthase II, whose product MRRTIYFKAIPFSQDDVTLALESGVDAIIAEPEHVQEIEALGRVAVIPSDAVIFKALTCKDDETDVVAALTAQRTVILETGWEIIPVENILAQEPALGLEVDSLNAARVGAGILEKGVATLVVVPQAITQLKDIVREMKLSQGTVLLESAEIMAITPVGLGHRVCVDTLSLLDTGQGMLVGNTSGFSFLVHAETETNPYVAPRPFRINAGGVHSYAMLPEDRTAYLEELAPGREVLIVGADGKASTAIVGRCKTEIRPMLMVTARMGERTGCVFLQNAETIRLVRDDGTPVSVVLLAPGDRILCHQDAAGRHFGMRIQEDIRE is encoded by the coding sequence ATGCGCCGAACCATTTATTTCAAAGCCATTCCCTTTTCCCAGGACGATGTCACCCTTGCCCTGGAGTCAGGAGTTGATGCGATTATTGCCGAACCCGAACATGTTCAGGAGATCGAAGCCCTTGGCCGCGTTGCGGTCATCCCTTCGGACGCGGTCATCTTCAAGGCACTGACGTGCAAGGACGACGAAACAGATGTTGTTGCGGCCCTAACTGCACAACGTACGGTCATCCTTGAAACCGGATGGGAAATCATTCCCGTGGAAAACATTCTGGCTCAAGAGCCTGCCCTGGGCCTTGAAGTGGATTCCCTTAACGCGGCCCGCGTTGGCGCCGGCATTCTGGAAAAGGGAGTTGCGACCCTGGTTGTTGTGCCCCAGGCCATTACCCAACTTAAAGACATTGTTCGCGAAATGAAACTTTCCCAAGGCACCGTGCTTCTTGAATCCGCGGAAATCATGGCCATCACCCCGGTGGGACTCGGCCACCGCGTATGCGTGGACACCCTGTCCCTCCTTGACACCGGTCAGGGCATGCTTGTGGGCAATACCAGCGGATTTTCCTTTCTGGTCCACGCGGAAACCGAAACCAACCCGTATGTGGCTCCACGGCCGTTTCGCATCAATGCCGGCGGTGTCCATTCCTACGCCATGCTTCCCGAAGACCGCACCGCCTATCTTGAGGAACTCGCTCCAGGCCGGGAAGTGCTCATCGTGGGCGCTGACGGCAAGGCCTCCACGGCCATTGTTGGCCGTTGTAAAACGGAAATCCGCCCCATGCTCATGGTTACCGCCCGAATGGGCGAACGAACCGGGTGCGTTTTTCTGCAAAACGCCGAAACCATACGCCTGGTTCGGGATGACGGAACACCCGTGAGCGTGGTTCTCCTGGCTCCCGGAGATCGTATTCTCTGCCATCAGGATGCAGCAGGCCGCCATTTCGGCATGCGCATCCAGGAAGACATCCGCGAATAG
- the pheA gene encoding prephenate dehydratase, translating into MNEPFGKLRHQIDEVDSQLLQLLNKRAALSLEVGTIKAKGKFPILNPKREKDLVLNLERLNTGPLPNEHLRRIYREIMSSSRRLQAPLTVAYLGPKGTFSYYAGVEALGSSLDYIPQRDLESVFQAVAFGKTRLGIVPFENSLNGGVGQSMDLFLRYDVSIQAETYSRISHCLHGRTQDLESVSHIFSHPQALAQCTRWLRNTVPQAELVPTVSTGAAVELALQHPGGAVIGHVTLGSGATLRCLAQDIQDEPDNWTRFLILTRQPYAGEARDKTSLLLTLPDKPGALQRVLTIFSEAHINMTKLESRPLRFEKWKYAFFIDVQADLSVPDAQPVMDRLRDQSQSLRVLGSYTTWSA; encoded by the coding sequence ATGAACGAACCTTTTGGCAAGCTCAGACACCAGATCGACGAGGTCGATTCCCAACTGCTCCAGCTTTTGAACAAGCGGGCCGCCCTCAGTCTCGAGGTGGGAACCATCAAGGCCAAAGGCAAATTTCCCATTCTCAATCCCAAACGGGAAAAGGACCTTGTCCTCAATCTGGAACGCCTTAATACCGGTCCCCTGCCCAACGAACATCTGCGCCGCATCTATCGGGAGATCATGTCCTCGTCCCGCCGGCTCCAGGCCCCCCTTACCGTGGCCTATCTTGGTCCCAAGGGAACCTTTTCCTATTATGCCGGGGTGGAGGCGCTGGGATCAAGTCTTGATTACATTCCCCAGCGTGATCTGGAATCCGTGTTCCAGGCGGTTGCCTTTGGCAAGACCCGCCTTGGAATCGTGCCTTTTGAAAATTCCCTCAACGGCGGAGTAGGGCAGAGCATGGATCTTTTTCTGCGCTATGACGTTTCCATCCAGGCGGAAACCTATTCGCGCATCAGCCATTGTCTGCACGGCAGGACCCAGGATCTTGAAAGCGTCTCCCATATATTTTCCCATCCCCAGGCACTGGCCCAATGTACCCGGTGGCTCAGGAATACCGTTCCCCAGGCAGAACTCGTGCCCACGGTGAGTACGGGAGCTGCCGTGGAATTGGCTCTCCAACATCCGGGAGGAGCTGTCATCGGCCATGTCACGCTGGGTTCGGGAGCAACCCTGCGCTGTCTGGCCCAGGATATCCAGGACGAACCCGACAACTGGACGCGCTTTCTCATTCTCACCCGGCAACCCTATGCCGGTGAAGCCAGAGACAAAACATCCCTTTTGCTCACCCTTCCCGACAAACCCGGAGCTCTGCAGCGCGTTTTGACCATTTTTTCCGAGGCACACATCAATATGACCAAACTGGAATCAAGACCCCTTCGTTTTGAAAAATGGAAGTACGCTTTTTTTATTGATGTCCAGGCTGATCTGAGTGTTCCTGACGCACAGCCCGTCATGGACAGGCTTCGGGATCAATCCCAGTCATTGCGTGTTCTTGGCAGCTACACCACGTGGTCCGCATGA
- the aroA gene encoding 3-phosphoshikimate 1-carboxyvinyltransferase, translating into MQTISITAPASKSLSHRALICAALSTSEAVVENVLASDDLARTREGLAALGARFRLSHNAMHVQGVPTRHLPDDTVDLFVGESGTTCRLLAGVLAAFAGTFRMHGAGRMHDRPMTALIQALSQWGVSFTFEDKQGFLPLIARSPGTLGDTIAIDISESSQFLSALLLAAPCAPTSVTISLAGTKVVSWPYVALTLQVMEDFGVHVDVQTKTGNLWESVDWRSLRAVSPESVRFRVKPQQYVMDQNYHVEGDWSNASYFLAAGAVGSLPVRVHGIRPDSMQGDRAILDILQTMGAASVWDAHGCTVFPSRLTGTRVDMSFCPDIVPTVATAACFATGPTEIRGVAHLRFKESDRLQAVASQLRLAGQDVTILDDGLIIHPRPMQAGDMLSLASFSDHRIAMSLSLLECSGRRIVFDDPECVSKSFPDFWDLWARIPKGHVASS; encoded by the coding sequence ATGCAAACCATTTCCATTACCGCTCCCGCGTCCAAATCCCTGTCCCATCGAGCCCTTATCTGCGCTGCCTTGTCAACATCCGAGGCCGTGGTCGAAAATGTCCTGGCCAGTGACGATCTGGCCCGAACCCGGGAAGGACTTGCCGCTTTGGGCGCGCGGTTTCGCCTTTCCCACAACGCCATGCATGTTCAGGGCGTGCCCACCCGTCACCTTCCAGACGATACGGTTGATCTCTTTGTGGGTGAATCCGGGACCACATGCCGACTCCTTGCCGGAGTGCTTGCCGCTTTTGCCGGCACATTCCGCATGCATGGAGCAGGGCGGATGCATGATCGCCCCATGACCGCGCTGATCCAAGCCCTTTCCCAGTGGGGGGTGTCCTTTACCTTTGAAGACAAGCAGGGATTTCTCCCTCTTATCGCCCGCAGCCCCGGCACCCTGGGCGATACCATTGCCATTGATATTTCCGAAAGCAGTCAGTTCTTGTCCGCCTTGCTTCTTGCGGCTCCATGTGCCCCAACCTCCGTGACCATCAGTCTTGCCGGGACCAAGGTGGTCTCCTGGCCGTATGTGGCCCTTACTCTTCAGGTCATGGAAGATTTCGGAGTTCATGTTGATGTCCAGACCAAAACGGGCAATCTGTGGGAATCTGTGGACTGGCGATCCCTCAGGGCCGTCTCCCCTGAATCCGTTCGCTTTCGGGTTAAACCGCAGCAATATGTCATGGACCAGAACTATCATGTTGAAGGGGACTGGAGCAATGCGTCCTATTTTCTGGCTGCCGGAGCTGTAGGCTCCCTGCCTGTTCGTGTTCACGGCATTCGTCCCGATTCCATGCAGGGGGACCGGGCCATTCTCGACATCCTCCAAACCATGGGGGCAGCATCCGTGTGGGATGCACACGGATGCACGGTCTTTCCCTCACGCCTGACCGGCACACGGGTGGATATGTCTTTCTGCCCGGATATCGTTCCCACCGTGGCCACGGCAGCCTGTTTTGCAACCGGTCCCACCGAAATTCGGGGTGTGGCTCACTTGCGATTCAAGGAAAGCGATCGCCTGCAGGCCGTTGCCTCCCAGCTGCGTTTGGCAGGGCAGGACGTGACCATTCTGGACGACGGCCTGATTATTCATCCCAGGCCCATGCAAGCCGGAGACATGCTCTCCCTTGCAAGCTTCAGCGATCACCGCATTGCCATGAGTCTGAGTCTTCTTGAATGCAGCGGGCGCAGGATTGTCTTTGATGACCCCGAATGCGTCTCCAAATCCTTTCCCGATTTCTGGGATCTCTGGGCCCGTATTCCCAAGGGGCACGTTGCATCTTCGTGA
- a CDS encoding prephenate dehydrogenase/arogenate dehydrogenase family protein produces MISPFLQKVAIFGSRGNMGGFFMDRFLNIGLDVYGFDLPMDINLLCRVIPTVDLVLLAVPIPAMDACLAAISRLLKPTTILADLCSVKTLPVKKMLQAFSGPVVGTHPLFGPQPRDEELRMAICPARDPLAAERLEEVCAMCSLTTFRTDPTRHDKAMAFIQGLNYVGTLAYFCAQDQEDGLRQFITPSFARRMEAARKMVVQDGPLFAALCDNNPFMAAAIRKHLKMLGLAAAGDYELLRDKALHWWQ; encoded by the coding sequence ATGATTTCACCATTTTTGCAAAAAGTGGCCATTTTCGGATCTCGCGGCAACATGGGCGGTTTTTTCATGGACCGGTTCCTGAACATTGGTCTGGATGTCTATGGATTTGATCTGCCCATGGACATCAACCTCCTTTGCCGGGTCATCCCCACGGTGGACCTGGTGCTCCTGGCCGTACCCATTCCGGCCATGGATGCGTGTCTGGCCGCAATTTCCCGCCTTTTGAAGCCGACCACCATTTTGGCTGATCTTTGTTCCGTAAAAACATTGCCCGTAAAAAAAATGCTTCAGGCCTTTTCCGGACCTGTTGTCGGCACCCATCCCCTGTTCGGACCGCAGCCGCGTGACGAGGAGCTGCGCATGGCCATCTGCCCGGCTCGAGACCCCCTTGCTGCCGAACGACTGGAAGAGGTTTGTGCCATGTGTTCCCTGACCACCTTTCGAACCGACCCCACCCGTCACGACAAGGCCATGGCCTTTATTCAGGGGCTCAATTACGTGGGAACTCTGGCCTACTTCTGCGCCCAAGACCAGGAGGACGGCCTCAGGCAATTCATTACCCCATCCTTTGCCCGACGCATGGAAGCGGCCCGGAAAATGGTGGTCCAGGACGGCCCTTTGTTCGCAGCCCTGTGCGACAACAATCCCTTCATGGCAGCGGCCATCCGCAAACATCTGAAGATGCTTGGCCTGGCCGCTGCCGGGGATTACGAACTTCTCCGGGACAAGGCTCTTCACTGGTGGCAATAA